From Meles meles chromosome 5, mMelMel3.1 paternal haplotype, whole genome shotgun sequence, one genomic window encodes:
- the LOC123941967 gene encoding putative olfactory receptor 2B8: MEQKNGSSFTGFILLGFSDRPQLELVLFVVLLIFYLFTLLGNTTIIALSHLDPHLHTPMYFFLSNLSFLDLCYTTSTVPQLLVHLRTEDKSISFGGCVVQLFVALGLGSTECILLGVMAFDRYAAICKPLQYTVIMHPRLCALMASASWFIGFANSSLQTVLIFLLPLCGRNKIDHFLCEVPPLLKLACVDTTVNESELFFVSVIILLIPVTLIIFSYGQIVKAVLRIKSTAGQRKVFGTCGSHITVVSLFYGTAIYAYLQPSNNYSQDQGKFVSLFYTIITPMVNPVIYTLRNKDVMGAMKKVLFRGHDSR, translated from the coding sequence ATGGAACAGAAAAATGGCAGTTCTTTCACGGGGTTTATCCTGCTGGGGTTCTCTGACCGGCCTCAACTGGAATTAGTCCTCTTTGTGGTCCTCCTGATCTTCTATCTGTTCACTCTGCTGGGAAACACCACCATCATTGCCTTGTCCCACCTCGACCCACATCTACATactcccatgtactttttcctctccaACCTAAGCTTCCTGGACCTGTGTTACACGACCAGCACTGTTCCTCAGCTCCTGGTTCACCTCAGGACAGAAGACAAGTCTATTTCCTTTGGTGGCTGTGTAGTTCAGCTGTTTGTTGCTCTAGGGCTGGGATCCACAGAATGCATTCTGTTAGGGGTCATGGCATTTGACCGCtatgcagccatctgcaagcccctGCAGTACACCGTGATCATGCACCCGCGTCTCTGTGCCCTCATGGCTTCTGCGTCATGGTTCATTGGTTTTGCCAACTCCTCATTGCAGACAGTGCTCATCTTCCTTTTACCACTTTGTGGGAGAAACAAAATAGACCACTTCCTTTGTGAGGTCCCCCCACTGCTCAAGCTTGCTTGTGTTGACACCACTGTGAATGAGTCTGAGCTCTTCTTTGTCAGTGTGATCATTCTCCTCATACCTGTGACATTAATCATCTTCTCCTATGGTCAGATCGTCAAGGCGGTCTTAAGAATAAAGTCAACTGCAGGGCAGAGGAAAGTGTTTGGCACATGTGGGTCCCACATCACAGTGGTCTCCCTCTTTTATGGCACGGCCATCTATGCTTACCTCCAGCCCAGCAACAACTACTCCCAGGATCAGGGCaagtttgtttctctgttctaTACCATCATCACCCCCATGGTCAACCCTGTCATATATACACTGAGGAACAAGGATGTGATGGGAGCAATGAAGAAGGTGCTTTTTAGGGGCCATGACTCCAGATGA
- the LOC123942512 gene encoding LOW QUALITY PROTEIN: olfactory receptor 2W1-like (The sequence of the model RefSeq protein was modified relative to this genomic sequence to represent the inferred CDS: deleted 1 base in 1 codon): MDQNNYTSLHSFVLLGFSDRPKLEMVLSGVVTIFYFITWVGNTAIILASLLDPHLHTPMYFFLRNLSFLDLCFTTSIVPQMLVNFWGPQKTISYVGCVTQLYVYMWLGSSECLLLAVMSYDHFIAICKPLHYSVIMNPHFCLKMVITVWSISLANSVVLCTLTLNLPRCGNHLLDHFLCELPAMVKIACIDTTTVEMSVFALGIVFVLTPLSLILVSYGYIAKAVLTIKSKASHQKAINTCGSHLTVVSIFYGTIIYMYLQPGNSASQDQGKFLTLFYTIITPSLNPLVYTLRNKDMKNALRNLVRVDMNLQN, from the exons ATGGACCAAAACAATTACACTTCTTTACACAGTTTTGTTCTGCTTGGTTTCTCTGACCGCCCCAAACTGGAGATGGTCCTATCAGGAGTTGTCACTATCTTCTACTTCATTACATGGGTGGGTAACACAGCCATCATCCTTGCATCTCTGCTGGATCCCCATCTTCACACtccaatgtattttttccttaggAATTTATCTTTCCTGGATCTGTGCTTCACAACTAGCATCGTCCCTCAAATGCTGGTTAACTTTTGGGGACCACAGAAGACCATCAGCTATGTGGGCTGTGTAACTCAACTCTATGTTTATATGTGGTTGGGGTCCTCTGAGTGTCTCCTCCTCGCTGTTATGTCCTATGATCATTTCATAGCTATCTGTAAGCCCTTGCATTACTCGGTAATCATGAACCCACATTTCTGTCTCAAGATGGTAATCACAGTCTGGAGCATTAGTTTGGCCAATTCTGTAGTATTATGTACACTCACCCTGAATTTACCTCGATGTGGAAACCATCTTCTGGATCATTTCTTGTGTGAGTTGCCAGCTATGGTCAAAATAGCGTGTATAGACACCACGACAGTTGAAATGTCTGTTTTTGCTTTAGGCATTGTCTTTGTTCTTACACCCCTCAGCCTTATTCTTGTATCCTATGGCTACATTGCCAAAGCTGTGCTCACAATAAAGTCAAAAGCAAGCCATCAAAAAGCAATTAATACCTGTGGATCTCATCTCACTGTTGTGTCCATCTTCTATGGAACTATTATCTACATGTACTTACAGCCAGGTAACAGTGCCTCCCAAGACCAGGGCAAGTTCCTCACCCTCTTTTACACAATCATCACTCCAAGTCTCAACCCTCTTGTTTATACGCTGCGGAATAAGGACATGAAGAATGCACTGAGGAACCTCGTGAGAGTTGAC ATGAATCTACAAAATTGA